A genomic stretch from Falco naumanni isolate bFalNau1 chromosome 4, bFalNau1.pat, whole genome shotgun sequence includes:
- the JCAD gene encoding junctional protein associated with coronary artery disease isoform X1 produces MFSVEDLLISHGYKLSKNPPVSYENRYDGYRHVITGNRSAQRTLNGFEAESRAGAYSKKPLVKTNSSSTESSHGSQGRQAGPGYHHDLQGLSTFHTSEGGVYDRPQLAWSSQPKTDKDLTYWRRRGQDFSVLLGYSQKSSVEMKGLAAAPGAPRHPKESQLKVGMGAGYVRRSGLQESCEVPSDCKWQSLGMESWNQPKKVGRQMSEGDREKLLQELYSLTLGGDNVLSAHNKGKSQSLPRVLSPESMRCVEMPSLTNSNNSLSITKTPSYPPNRLSVEPAKHHEPGGHFHPLVKPKYGRPLKPPSYELQRQTRASVETVSFQDHYQKDEPISYLAKVNEPRQDACIQDSGLEPPVYVPPPSYKSPPHQNTTPHPLNEVPNTDTYASSDQQGPAERVVPCQRPAMNTSETGGDPCKDNHLPHGKQSHARRPADYLRSVQYIPFDDPRIRHIKIAPPEGLQDNAKYTENARSPSSGASQDRDLEIQYNSAFLDASNLSSSAKGERTSNSSTHCNRWLAPSIRDQENCALLDQRDSCSTTNHSPRNKASAEYTKGKLSVRNSHMDSTCETVTKVKKFEPGTGMQSKKSSKKKMNETIFCLVSIPVKSESNLPDTDRNNNITQSPDKNGFDNNGALQEQSLLSMSSTDLELQALTGSMTNKNELQKQELWRPEEFKQMNDLRFIQPTKHRELKYSGSWPGDQYKDQQTQTTFAEEPKSPQFFHGTKPGEPNSNKLLSPKLLGCTASTIGSKQTGLPSDERSCRQSACGIKGQMYFSQSSNSAFSRTATLVFQAPSPKAHQSQAVPAQERETSFLSKGDVVKGEAGTPCNSKELFGQFLLKPVSRRPWDAISELESFNKELQGQEESTSSEEDLESAATSPQADTLMQRRAARNEKSNQEPKHSGKLEMVVPEVPVFKSGRVKSKSESWSVGTEHGGELDCIGSQGSSRPEGSSEGVRPADGSLITEMRMGEAKSRTSKQSVHVGPLKRVLSSSPSTSCHSNPFNNPVLQEMSKDQNYLDFVKLSKGANPTNDTVLERGSVVRLSLTKRSQGHSEPDLRSVGLDVAPGSGANNSDHSSNANAVEIPVNESLQARAARILGIDIAVESLLPDDHAGPHTGTSPANGAQDAGSSVGMSTVSDKEGKKESSYEGRRKCGWTESTLFVRAGGQPLYPDECLTTHQEASTKTLVTEQVLEQPASPSQGEDQNLVCKSAVYQHSEKRVRSTSKVIETLQGKLTSPPSRTAMDRLVRMKEVDSVSRMRRLSIKSADSGEEVDEEKLSRAQEERGSKLTSSGAVSKRVISLSENGYLGGMDKKKINKDFSLGKTLLWEIQMGTISLCNGHD; encoded by the exons ATGTTCAGTGTGGAAGACCTCCTGATTTCTCATGGATACAAATTGTCAAAAAATCCCCCTGTTTCCTATGAGAACAGGTATGATGGATACCGGCATGTAATCACGGGGAACAGATCTGCTCAAAGAACGCTGAACGGGTTTGAAGCAGAATCGAGAGCTGGGGCTTACAGCAAGAAACCTCTGGTGAAAACCAACTcaagcagcactgaaagcaGCCATGGGAGCCAAGGGAGGCAAGCAGGTCCTGGTTACCACCATGACCTTCAGGGTTTGTCCACTTTTCATACTTCAGAAGGGGG ggTTTATGACAGGCCTCAATTAGCATGGTCTTCCCAACCTAAGACTGACAAAGATCTCACCTACTGGAGAAGACGGGGACAGGACTTCAGTGTGCTATTGGGCTATTCCCAGAAATCCAGCGTGGAAATGAAAGGCCTGGCTGCAGCGCCGGGGGCACCCCGGCACCCCAAGGAAAGTCAGCTGAAGGTGGGGATGGGTGCAGGGTATGTCAGAAGAAGCGGCTTGCAGGAGAGCTGCGAAGTGCCCAGCGACTGCAAATGGCAAAGTCTGGGAATGGAAAGCTGGAACCAGCCAAAAAAGGTAGGGAGGCAAATGTCCGAGGGTGACAGGGAGAAGCTGCTTCAAGAGTTGTATTCACTGACCCTGGGAGGAGACAATGTACTCAGTGCCCACAACAAGGGGAAATCGCAGTCATTGCCGAGGGTCCTTTCACCTGAGAGCATGAGGTGTGTGGAAATGCCCTCCCTGACCAACAGTAACAACTCACTCAGCATAACTAAAACCCCCTCCTACCCCCCAAACAGACTGAGTGTGGAACCAGCTAAGCACCATGAACCAGGAGGCCACTTCCATCCCCTGGTGAAACCCAAGTATGGGAGACCTCTGAAGCCTCCATCCTATGAATTGCAGCGGCAGACTAGGGCGTCTGTAGAAACTGTGAGTTTCCAGGACCACTACCAGAAAGATGAACCTATCTCCTACTTAGCCAAAGTTAATGAGCCAAGGCAAGATGCTTGCATTCAAGACTCTGGTTTGGAGCCCCCGGTCTATGTACCTCCTCCTTCTTACAAATCCCCACCTCACCAAAACACGACCCCACATCCCCTCAATGAAGTGCCTAACACTGACACGTATGCCAGCAGCGATCAGCAGGGTCCTGCAGAGCGGGTTGTCCCCTGCCAACGACCAGCCATGAATACTTCTGAAACTGGAGGTGACCCTTGCAAAGACAACCATCTTCCTCATGGGAAGCAAAGCCATGCAAGGCGCCCTGCTGACTACCTGCGTTCTGTTCAGTATATTCCCTTTGATGATCCTCGGATACGACACATTAAAATTGCACCACCCGAAGGTCTGCAGGACAATGctaaatacactgaaaatgcaCGTAGTCCCAGTTCTGGTGCTTCGCAAGACAGAGATCTTGAAATACAGTACAACAGTGCCTTTTTGGATGCATCAAACTTGTCCAGTTCTGCAAAGGGAGAAAGAACTTCCAACAGCTCCACCCATTGCAACAGATGGTTGGCACCATCCATCCGAGATCAAGAAAATTGTGCCTTGCTGGACCAAAGAGACAGTTGTAGCACAACTAATCACAGCCCCCGTAACAAAGCCAGTGCAGAGTACACAAAAGGCAAACTTTCTGTAAGAAATTCACATATGGACAGCACCTGTGAAACTGttacaaaagtgaaaaagtttGAACCTGGAACTGGGATGCAGAGCAAAaaaagttcaaagaaaaaaatgaatgaaactaTATTTTGTTTGGTCTCTATCCCAGTTAAATCAGAATCCAATCTGCCAGATACAGATAGGAACAACAACATAACCCAGAGCCCTGATAAGAATGGGTTTGATAACAATGGGGCTTTGCAAGAACAAAGTCTTTTAAGTATGTCTTCAACAGACTTGGAGTTACAAGCGCTTACAGGAAGCATGACCAATAAAAATGAGTTACAAAAACAAGAGCTGTGGAGACCAGAGGAGTTCAAACAAATGAATGACCTCAGATTTATTCAGCCTACAAAACACAGAGAGCTCAAATACTCTGGCTCCTGGCCAGGTGATCAGTACAAAGACCAGCAGACACAGACCACTTTTGCCGAAGAACCTAAAAGCCCACAGTTTTTCCATGGTACAAAGCCTGGGGAGCCCAATAGTAACAAACTGCTGTCTCCAAAGCTCCTAGGATGTACAGCATCCACGATAGGGTCAAAACAGACAGGGTTACCTTCTGATGAGAGAAGCTGCAGGCAGAGTGCTTGCGGTATAAAGGGTCAGATGTACTTCAGCCAGTCTAGCAACAGTGCATTTTCCAGGACTGCCACCTTGGTCTTTCAGGCCCCTTCCCCAAAAGCCCACCAGAGCCAGGCCGTGCCTGCCCAGGAGAGGGAAACCAGCTTTCTTTCCAAGGGAGATGTAGTTAAAGGAGAAGCTGGCACTCCCTGCAACAGTAAAGAGCTGTTTGGGCAGTTCCTGTTGAAGCCTGTAAGTCGCCGTCCCTGGGATGCAATAAGTGAGCTAGAAAGTTTTAACAAGGAGCTgcaagggcaggaggagagcacAAGCAGTGAAGAAGATTTGGAAAGTGCTGCGACTTCTCCACAGGCAGATACCCTTATGCAGAGGAGGGCAGCCAGAAATGAGAAGTCAAACCAGGAACCAAAACACAGTGGGAAACTGGAAATGGTTGTACCAGAGGTGCCTGTATTTAAGTCAGGAAGAGTTAAAAGTAAGTCTGAAAGTTGGAGTGTGGGGACAGAGCATGGTGGTGAGCTGGACTGCATTGGCTCCCAAGGCTCCTCACGGCCAGAAGGGAGCAGTGAAGGAGTCAGGCCAGCAGATGGAAGTCTGATAACAGAAATGAGGATGGGGGAAGCCAAGAGCAGAACAAGCAAGCAGTCAGTTCACGTGGGCCCTCTCAAGAGAGTTTTGTCCAGTAGCCCAAGCACTTCGTGTCACAGTAATCCTTTCAATAACCCTGTCTTGCAGGAGATGAGCAAAGACCAAAATTACCTAGATTTTGTTAAACTGAGCAAAGGTGCAAATCCAACGAATGATACGGTATTAGAGAGAGGCTCTGTAGTACGCTTGTCACTAACAAAGAGGAGCCAAGGGCACTCTGAGCCGGATTTGAGGTCAGTGGGACTTGATGTAGCCCCAGGATCTGGTGCTAACAATTCTGATCACTcttcaaatgcaaatgcagtggAAATCCCTGTGAATGAGTCATTGCAGGCAAGAGCTGCAAGAATTTTAGGTATAGATATAGCAGTGGAGTCTCTCCTTCCGGACGACCATGCTGGGCCCCATACAGGTACTAGCCCTGCAAATGGTGCCCAGGACGCTGGGTCATCAGTGGGGATGAGCACAGTAAGtgacaaagaaggaaaaaaagagagttcTTATGAAGGCAGACGGAAGTGTGGCTGGACAGAGAGCACTCTCTTTGTCAGAGCAGGAGGCCAGCCTTTATACCCTGATGAATGCCTGACCACTCACCAGGAAGCCAGCACTAAAACACTTGTAACTGAGCAAGTTCTTGAACAACCTGCAAGTCCCAGCCAAGGTGAGGACCAAAACTTGGTTTGCAAGTCAGCTGTGTATCAGCATTCAGAAAAGAGAGTAAGAAGCACCTCAAAAGTGATAGAGACGCTCCAAGGCAAGCTCACTTCTCCACCTAGTCGGACTGCCATGGATCGCTTAGTGCGAATGAAAGAAGTTGACTCTGTGTCCCGGATGAGACGTCTGAGCATTAAGAGTGCAGACTCGGGAGAGGAGGTGGATGAGGAGAAACTGTCAAGGGCacaagaggagagaggaagcaAACTGACAAGCTCAGGGGCGGTTTCCAAGCGTGTTATCTCTCTCAGTGAAAATGGATATTTAGGTGGAATGGACAAGAAGAAGAtcaacaaagatttttctttaggTAAGACCCTATTATGGGAGATCCAGATGGGTACTATTTCCTTATGTAATGGGCATGACTAG
- the JCAD gene encoding junctional protein associated with coronary artery disease isoform X2: MFSVEDLLISHGYKLSKNPPVSYENRYDGYRHVITGNRSAQRTLNGFEAESRAGAYSKKPLVKTNSSSTESSHGSQGRQAGPGYHHDLQGLSTFHTSEGGVYDRPQLAWSSQPKTDKDLTYWRRRGQDFSVLLGYSQKSSVEMKGLAAAPGAPRHPKESQLKVGMGAGYVRRSGLQESCEVPSDCKWQSLGMESWNQPKKVGRQMSEGDREKLLQELYSLTLGGDNVLSAHNKGKSQSLPRVLSPESMRCVEMPSLTNSNNSLSITKTPSYPPNRLSVEPAKHHEPGGHFHPLVKPKYGRPLKPPSYELQRQTRASVETVSFQDHYQKDEPISYLAKVNEPRQDACIQDSGLEPPVYVPPPSYKSPPHQNTTPHPLNEVPNTDTYASSDQQGPAERVVPCQRPAMNTSETGGDPCKDNHLPHGKQSHARRPADYLRSVQYIPFDDPRIRHIKIAPPEGLQDNAKYTENARSPSSGASQDRDLEIQYNSAFLDASNLSSSAKGERTSNSSTHCNRWLAPSIRDQENCALLDQRDSCSTTNHSPRNKASAEYTKGKLSVRNSHMDSTCETVTKVKKFEPGTGMQSKKSSKKKMNETIFCLVSIPVKSESNLPDTDRNNNITQSPDKNGFDNNGALQEQSLLSMSSTDLELQALTGSMTNKNELQKQELWRPEEFKQMNDLRFIQPTKHRELKYSGSWPGDQYKDQQTQTTFAEEPKSPQFFHGTKPGEPNSNKLLSPKLLGCTASTIGSKQTGLPSDERSCRQSACGIKGQMYFSQSSNSAFSRTATLVFQAPSPKAHQSQAVPAQERETSFLSKGDVVKGEAGTPCNSKELFGQFLLKPVSRRPWDAISELESFNKELQGQEESTSSEEDLESAATSPQADTLMQRRAARNEKSNQEPKHSGKLEMVVPEVPVFKSGRVKSKSESWSVGTEHGGELDCIGSQGSSRPEGSSEGVRPADGSLITEMRMGEAKSRTSKQSVHVGPLKRVLSSSPSTSCHSNPFNNPVLQEMSKDQNYLDFVKLSKGANPTNDTVLERGSVVRLSLTKRSQGHSEPDLRSVGLDVAPGSGANNSDHSSNANAVEIPVNESLQARAARILGIDIAVESLLPDDHAGPHTGTSPANGAQDAGSSVGMSTVSDKEGKKESSYEGRRKCGWTESTLFVRAGGQPLYPDECLTTHQEASTKTLVTEQVLEQPASPSQGEDQNLVCKSAVYQHSEKRVRSTSKVIETLQGKLTSPPSRTAMDRLVRMKEVDSVSRMRRLSIKSADSGEEVDEEKLSRAQEERGSKLTSSGAVSKRVISLSENGYLGGMDKKKINKDFSLDTYDPTKVEKV; this comes from the exons ATGTTCAGTGTGGAAGACCTCCTGATTTCTCATGGATACAAATTGTCAAAAAATCCCCCTGTTTCCTATGAGAACAGGTATGATGGATACCGGCATGTAATCACGGGGAACAGATCTGCTCAAAGAACGCTGAACGGGTTTGAAGCAGAATCGAGAGCTGGGGCTTACAGCAAGAAACCTCTGGTGAAAACCAACTcaagcagcactgaaagcaGCCATGGGAGCCAAGGGAGGCAAGCAGGTCCTGGTTACCACCATGACCTTCAGGGTTTGTCCACTTTTCATACTTCAGAAGGGGG ggTTTATGACAGGCCTCAATTAGCATGGTCTTCCCAACCTAAGACTGACAAAGATCTCACCTACTGGAGAAGACGGGGACAGGACTTCAGTGTGCTATTGGGCTATTCCCAGAAATCCAGCGTGGAAATGAAAGGCCTGGCTGCAGCGCCGGGGGCACCCCGGCACCCCAAGGAAAGTCAGCTGAAGGTGGGGATGGGTGCAGGGTATGTCAGAAGAAGCGGCTTGCAGGAGAGCTGCGAAGTGCCCAGCGACTGCAAATGGCAAAGTCTGGGAATGGAAAGCTGGAACCAGCCAAAAAAGGTAGGGAGGCAAATGTCCGAGGGTGACAGGGAGAAGCTGCTTCAAGAGTTGTATTCACTGACCCTGGGAGGAGACAATGTACTCAGTGCCCACAACAAGGGGAAATCGCAGTCATTGCCGAGGGTCCTTTCACCTGAGAGCATGAGGTGTGTGGAAATGCCCTCCCTGACCAACAGTAACAACTCACTCAGCATAACTAAAACCCCCTCCTACCCCCCAAACAGACTGAGTGTGGAACCAGCTAAGCACCATGAACCAGGAGGCCACTTCCATCCCCTGGTGAAACCCAAGTATGGGAGACCTCTGAAGCCTCCATCCTATGAATTGCAGCGGCAGACTAGGGCGTCTGTAGAAACTGTGAGTTTCCAGGACCACTACCAGAAAGATGAACCTATCTCCTACTTAGCCAAAGTTAATGAGCCAAGGCAAGATGCTTGCATTCAAGACTCTGGTTTGGAGCCCCCGGTCTATGTACCTCCTCCTTCTTACAAATCCCCACCTCACCAAAACACGACCCCACATCCCCTCAATGAAGTGCCTAACACTGACACGTATGCCAGCAGCGATCAGCAGGGTCCTGCAGAGCGGGTTGTCCCCTGCCAACGACCAGCCATGAATACTTCTGAAACTGGAGGTGACCCTTGCAAAGACAACCATCTTCCTCATGGGAAGCAAAGCCATGCAAGGCGCCCTGCTGACTACCTGCGTTCTGTTCAGTATATTCCCTTTGATGATCCTCGGATACGACACATTAAAATTGCACCACCCGAAGGTCTGCAGGACAATGctaaatacactgaaaatgcaCGTAGTCCCAGTTCTGGTGCTTCGCAAGACAGAGATCTTGAAATACAGTACAACAGTGCCTTTTTGGATGCATCAAACTTGTCCAGTTCTGCAAAGGGAGAAAGAACTTCCAACAGCTCCACCCATTGCAACAGATGGTTGGCACCATCCATCCGAGATCAAGAAAATTGTGCCTTGCTGGACCAAAGAGACAGTTGTAGCACAACTAATCACAGCCCCCGTAACAAAGCCAGTGCAGAGTACACAAAAGGCAAACTTTCTGTAAGAAATTCACATATGGACAGCACCTGTGAAACTGttacaaaagtgaaaaagtttGAACCTGGAACTGGGATGCAGAGCAAAaaaagttcaaagaaaaaaatgaatgaaactaTATTTTGTTTGGTCTCTATCCCAGTTAAATCAGAATCCAATCTGCCAGATACAGATAGGAACAACAACATAACCCAGAGCCCTGATAAGAATGGGTTTGATAACAATGGGGCTTTGCAAGAACAAAGTCTTTTAAGTATGTCTTCAACAGACTTGGAGTTACAAGCGCTTACAGGAAGCATGACCAATAAAAATGAGTTACAAAAACAAGAGCTGTGGAGACCAGAGGAGTTCAAACAAATGAATGACCTCAGATTTATTCAGCCTACAAAACACAGAGAGCTCAAATACTCTGGCTCCTGGCCAGGTGATCAGTACAAAGACCAGCAGACACAGACCACTTTTGCCGAAGAACCTAAAAGCCCACAGTTTTTCCATGGTACAAAGCCTGGGGAGCCCAATAGTAACAAACTGCTGTCTCCAAAGCTCCTAGGATGTACAGCATCCACGATAGGGTCAAAACAGACAGGGTTACCTTCTGATGAGAGAAGCTGCAGGCAGAGTGCTTGCGGTATAAAGGGTCAGATGTACTTCAGCCAGTCTAGCAACAGTGCATTTTCCAGGACTGCCACCTTGGTCTTTCAGGCCCCTTCCCCAAAAGCCCACCAGAGCCAGGCCGTGCCTGCCCAGGAGAGGGAAACCAGCTTTCTTTCCAAGGGAGATGTAGTTAAAGGAGAAGCTGGCACTCCCTGCAACAGTAAAGAGCTGTTTGGGCAGTTCCTGTTGAAGCCTGTAAGTCGCCGTCCCTGGGATGCAATAAGTGAGCTAGAAAGTTTTAACAAGGAGCTgcaagggcaggaggagagcacAAGCAGTGAAGAAGATTTGGAAAGTGCTGCGACTTCTCCACAGGCAGATACCCTTATGCAGAGGAGGGCAGCCAGAAATGAGAAGTCAAACCAGGAACCAAAACACAGTGGGAAACTGGAAATGGTTGTACCAGAGGTGCCTGTATTTAAGTCAGGAAGAGTTAAAAGTAAGTCTGAAAGTTGGAGTGTGGGGACAGAGCATGGTGGTGAGCTGGACTGCATTGGCTCCCAAGGCTCCTCACGGCCAGAAGGGAGCAGTGAAGGAGTCAGGCCAGCAGATGGAAGTCTGATAACAGAAATGAGGATGGGGGAAGCCAAGAGCAGAACAAGCAAGCAGTCAGTTCACGTGGGCCCTCTCAAGAGAGTTTTGTCCAGTAGCCCAAGCACTTCGTGTCACAGTAATCCTTTCAATAACCCTGTCTTGCAGGAGATGAGCAAAGACCAAAATTACCTAGATTTTGTTAAACTGAGCAAAGGTGCAAATCCAACGAATGATACGGTATTAGAGAGAGGCTCTGTAGTACGCTTGTCACTAACAAAGAGGAGCCAAGGGCACTCTGAGCCGGATTTGAGGTCAGTGGGACTTGATGTAGCCCCAGGATCTGGTGCTAACAATTCTGATCACTcttcaaatgcaaatgcagtggAAATCCCTGTGAATGAGTCATTGCAGGCAAGAGCTGCAAGAATTTTAGGTATAGATATAGCAGTGGAGTCTCTCCTTCCGGACGACCATGCTGGGCCCCATACAGGTACTAGCCCTGCAAATGGTGCCCAGGACGCTGGGTCATCAGTGGGGATGAGCACAGTAAGtgacaaagaaggaaaaaaagagagttcTTATGAAGGCAGACGGAAGTGTGGCTGGACAGAGAGCACTCTCTTTGTCAGAGCAGGAGGCCAGCCTTTATACCCTGATGAATGCCTGACCACTCACCAGGAAGCCAGCACTAAAACACTTGTAACTGAGCAAGTTCTTGAACAACCTGCAAGTCCCAGCCAAGGTGAGGACCAAAACTTGGTTTGCAAGTCAGCTGTGTATCAGCATTCAGAAAAGAGAGTAAGAAGCACCTCAAAAGTGATAGAGACGCTCCAAGGCAAGCTCACTTCTCCACCTAGTCGGACTGCCATGGATCGCTTAGTGCGAATGAAAGAAGTTGACTCTGTGTCCCGGATGAGACGTCTGAGCATTAAGAGTGCAGACTCGGGAGAGGAGGTGGATGAGGAGAAACTGTCAAGGGCacaagaggagagaggaagcaAACTGACAAGCTCAGGGGCGGTTTCCAAGCGTGTTATCTCTCTCAGTGAAAATGGATATTTAGGTGGAATGGACAAGAAGAAGAtcaacaaagatttttctttag atacataTGACCCCACCAAAGTTGAAAAGGTGTGA